In the Fimbriiglobus ruber genome, GCATTTACACCAGCCCGGGGCGACGTAGCAAGGCCGACAGCAATGGTCAATCACAGCTTCCGTTCTCGTCCTTTGCCTGGAGCGAGGTGGTATTTAAGAGCTTCCAAGACGGCTACCTGAAGAACCTCAATTTCCCGGTCTACAAGGCGCTTGGCAGTCGAATCGCCAAGCGGATGTATCGCTTCCTCGACAAGTGCTTTGGTCGGCTCAAAGGCCCTTCGGTGTCGTTCGATTTGCGTGATTTCGCGTGCGGTCATATTGGGCTGATCGGGGATTACGAACCGTGGAAGCTCAAGCAGGTGCTAGCTCCGGCCATCCGCGAGCTTGAGGAAACGGGAATCATTGCTCCTTTGTCGTCGGACCAGCGTTACGAAAAAACAGGTCGCGGAAAGTGGTCCATCGTGTTCCAGCCACCGCGGCCTTCCCGGGTGGTGATGGGCAAGACGATCCCAGTCACAGATTCGGTCACATCGCTGGTGGCTGCCCTGGAACAACATGGGGTGACGGGCAAAACGGCGGCAGTATTGGCGGCGGAATTTCCGACTGAGCAGATTGAACTCCAACTCGACGTGCTGGAATGGTGGCAGTCCACGAATCGGAAACCGGTGATTAAAGACCCAGCGGCCTGGCTTACAAAAGCAGTGCGCGACAGTTACTCACCGCCTAAAGAATACGAACCGAAAGTCGAGCGATTACGGAAAGAACAAGTAGCCGAGGAGCAACGGCAAAAAGTGGAAGCGGCTAAGCGTCGGCGAGACGAAGCCGAACGAATGGCGGCTGCGGAGCGGGCGACCGCTGATGGGGCTAAACGAGCACACGTCGAGCGTTTTCTCGCCTCCCTCTCGCCGGCCGCCCGGGAGGCATTTGAACGTCAAGCGATCGCGGAGGCCCCGCCACTCTATCGGGAAAATATCCGACGTGGAAATGGACCACTTGCGGAAACTAGTCGGCAGTTGGTGATCGAGGAAGCGGTGTTGCGGGCAAGCCCGATGACAAGCTGAGCATCTAAATAGCTCCCGCCAAAGGCGGAAGTAGTGCTCATTTTTCAGAACTTTCCTTGTACACCGAGGACTGGACGCGGAAGTGGGTGCGGGTCTCGAACCAATCGAACGTGAGATCGAGCAGCTCCTGCATCGTCTGGCATCGGTGGTTGCGGGTGACCCGTCCGGTCCGCCAGTGGATGCTCCCGGCCAGGTACCGCTTCTCGTTATTACCCGGCGTCTCGACGGCTGCCTGCTGGCCCTGCGTCATCCACTGGCACCCGATCTTCGGGTTCCGGTTCACGTCCACCTCGTCCAGAAACACCGCCGTCTCGTCCGCCGGTAGACCGTTGAGCAGCGCCCGGAGAACCCGCAGCTTCTTTTCTCGGTCGGGATCCTTCGGGCGAATGGAAGGCCGAGGCCGCCGCCACACCAGGTCGGCCTCTCGGAGCCACCGGCGGACGGTCTCCCGCCCGACCGACGTCCCGAAGTCCTCCCGCAGTACGATGGCGGCCGCCTCGCAGGTCCACCGGGAGCGGGCGAACCCGAAGTGGGTGGGCGAGAGGGTCCGCACCCACCGGACGACCAGGAACGCCCAGATGTGGATGCCGGACCGCTTCCGACCCCGGGGCCGGCCGAACACGGCGTCCACCCCCTCCTTCTCGAACCGGGCCTTCCACCGGCGGATCGTGGCCCACGGCAAGTCGTCGGCCAGGAGCAAGAGGATGTGCGCCCGGAGTCGGACATCGGGCTCGGGAGAACGGCGATAGTGGTCGAAAACGGCTTTGTTTTCCACAACTATCGGGCTTTTGAGTCCTCATGGGCAGTGCTTATTCCTGCCCGGAATGTCGGTAGTAATCGGATGTTCATACTTGGTGTCAGATGCTTGATTTGTGGGCGGGTTCGATAGCGTCACCGCCCCACCCCGCGATCAGATCAGACGTGCGTCAAATCGGGCACATAGTAATCCAAGATGTCGCGGCCGGGTGACAGTGAGACTTTGCGTTCCTCCGTCGGCTCCCAGGAGTTAGATGAAGGGACAACGTCCAAAACGCTTTGGGTACGAGGGTTGAAAAGAGCCGTCGCTTTATCGACCAAGGCCGAGAAGCCGATTGCCAGGAAATCGGAAAGCCCACAGTGGCTGGACGCGTACAGGATGGTTTTCATCGGTGACCCTCAGTCGTTAGATAGTTATGACTTGTTTCGTTTGCCTTCACTATGGATGGTGACGACAGGGGAAAACGCTGACAGGAAAATGCGGGGAACAAAAGTGGTGAAAACTACGGTTCGAGCGAGTTTGCTTTTGAACCGACGACACAGAACCATTTGGCTTGCAACCAAAGACAGATGGCCACGCTTTACAAACCTTTCCCTGCCGGCATTACTTGGCAGGATCGACCCCGATCGTGGTGACCACCGTGGCCTCGGGATCGCGGGATACTGCCGATGGCTCCTCGGCCACCGCTACCCAGGCCACCCGATGAGCTAGGATCGCTTCGAAAAGTGGCCGCAGGTTTTTCCCGCAGATCGTCACCGTGCCGGTAGCAAAGAACAGCGTCACCCCTTCCGACCGGTTGAACGTGCAGCGCCCGAGCAGGCCGTAATCGAAACTATCGCTGTCGCCGCCGGTCAGTCGTAATTCGAGCATGAAGGCGATTTGCCGCGCTCCACGCAACTTGGCGTAGCAGGCATGCTCCTCGGGCGGTTCCTCGGCTTCCTTGGCGGGCGCGGCCGGCGCAGGCGATGGCTTCTCGCCCCGGGCCTGACGGACCAGGTCACTGATGCTACCGTTCATAACTGACCTCCCGAGGAACGACGTGGGATTGTGCCGCGGTGAGCTGCTCCCGCACGTGGTCGAGCCCGAGCCGCGCGTAGACCTTGGCGTGGTAAGCCAACCGCCGCACCCGCTCAAGCATGCTGGCCCAGGCGGGCGTTGTCGCAGCGCGTGGATTCAGCAGCTCGGTAGCCGTGATGGGCTGGTCGGAACGGGCGACCGCCCGCCGCAAGGCGAACTTGTCGTCGGTGTAGATGGCCACCGCTCCGGGGCCGCCCTTGGCGCGCGACACCGACACGTAGAATTGCGACAGGTTTGAAGCTGGCAGGCTGGCGGCGGATTGCGCGAGGAATACCCGACCCTTGACCGTTCGGCCCTGGGAAGCGTGAGACGTCACGGTCCAGCCCGATGCCACGTGGCCAAATTCCTTGGGTACTACCCAGCCGTTATCGAGCCGCACATCGCCGCCGGGAGTGAAACCGGCGATCGTCGCCACCCTTCCGTTGCTAAGCCGCTTATGGTCGCGGGTGGTCCCGCCCAGGGTAAAGCGAATGCGGTCGCCGGCAGCAACCGTCAGTTCTTGGGTACGGTAAAGCTGGAATTTCTCCGCCGCGGCCAGCGGCAGGGCTTTGACTTCTCCCGATACGGTTCGCACTTGCACGCCGCTTTCGCCGTGCGACACCACCGTGGCCCGGTCCCCCTTTCGCCATCCGCCTTTTACGTTCTGCACAAACTGAACGACATCCCCATCGCGGTACTGTGCCGCATCCTGTCGCTGGGCGGTGGTCAGATTGGTATTCTCCAACCGCAGCAAGCAGTGTTCGTTCGACCCGAGAAGGCCGCGGCTTTTCAATTCGGTCCGGATTGCTGTTCCCACCGCTTCCCCTTCGGCGTGGGTCGGGGCGATCGCCAGGGCCTCTTTGCTTTGCTGAAGCGTGTCAACGTAATCACGGGCTAGAAGCTGATACCGCTGCGCCGCGTCAGGCGTCTCGTTAATGGCTCCCATCGCATCGAGCCGGTCAAATCCTTCTTCACCGTGGCCGCCCGCCAGGGCGGCCACGGCGTCCCTCAGTTTGCCGGTCTGTCGCAAGATTTCGGTGAGGCCGGCGGGCTTGAGCCCGCCGCGTTCTTCGAGCAATCGCAGCGCCGTGCCCCGGGCCGGTGAGCGATGTTGCGCCGAATCGCCAGAAAGGATCACCCTCGCCCCCTGCCGCTCGGCCAGGGCGAACAGGCGGGCCATGTCGCGGCTGCCGACCATCCCGGCCTCATCGACGATAAGCACCCCGCTGGCGAGTTGCTTCTGCTGCGCCTCGCTGGTGAGCAGCATGGCAATGGTTTCGGCGTGAAAGCCGTCGGCACGCAAAATGTCTCTGGCCCCGGTCGAGGGGGCGACGGCGAACACGCTCCGCCCTTGCGCTTCGATCGCATTCCGTAGCTCGCCCAGCGCCGTCGATTTCCCGACCCCGGCCAAGCCGCGCAGGATTTGCACACGGTCGAACGAACTGAGCAGCGCCGTGACCGCCCGTTTCTGCCCGCTGTTCAGATCGTCGCGGCGGAATGTCGGCTCGCCATACCCGCCGAGCGGGTCGCACGCGCCGCGCCCGTCGCGGGTAAAGCGCAACATGGCCTGTTCCTCGGCCAGCACGTCCGCAGCGGTCGCCCGTAATCGGCCATCGGCTTTCGCGGTCAGCAGGCCCTGCCGGGGGAACTGCTCGCGCAGCGATTCCGGCGTGACCGCGCCGACGCCGAATTTCAAGGCGGAGGTGAGTAGGGTCTTGACCGGTACGGTGCTTTCCCGCTCGAAATGGTGATCCGCCGCATGGGCCAGGGCCTGCAAGGGCGTAGTCCCGAGCTGTGGCCCGCCAGGACCCCTTGCATGATTGAACGTCGTGGCGATGGCTTGGCGCTCATCGGGCGTGAGCTTAGCGAGCCAATTGTCCCGCAGCTCCCCGCTCGGGATGGGATCGCCTTTTGCACGCCGCGTCTTTGCACCTAACTGGCCCTTATCCGCGGCACTGGTAATGCCGCGTCGCTTCGCCTCAGCCTCGATCTCCGCCGTCCGCCGGCTCATTTTGTCGATCACCGTTTGCGGCACACCTGCGATCTCCCAGCCGTTGGATCGCCGCTCGATGTGGTAGCCCAGGTCGTGGGCCAGCCGCGCCGCTAGCCGTGCCTCGAATGCCGCTTCGTAGTACGGCCGGTCGATATGCAGGGCGTGGGTGTCGATCGCCTGCCAGCGATGCTCACGCTCGATCCAGGCGGCGTTGTGGACGTAGGCGTGGATATGGTCGTGCGGGTCGGGCGTGTTGTCGCCCAGGGCGCGGGTGGTGTCGTGGGTGAACAAGCTGGCGACCAGATTGCTTACCGGCTCGATTCCTTGCTGCCCGCCCCGGCGTAACCGCGTGGCGATCGCCTCAGCTTCGATCTCGGCGAGCGTTTCTTTCGCACTGGTCAGCATGGCTTCGCGGATGCGTTCGTCGCCGGTCAAAGCCTGCAACACCGACACCGATTTCGGCGGAGAGAATACGAGATCCCAACCCGGTCGCCGCTGGTCGCCCTTGTCGCGGGCCGTCAATCGCTGCTGAGTGCCCGGCTGGCGGTTCTCCAGCAGCGCGAAGAAAGCCTCCTTGCTGACCTCGCCAGCGAGCCCCAGACGTTCGGCCCCTTGACCGAACCAGATGCCTGGCTGCTCGCCGTCCCGGGCGTAATAATCCGTCCGGTCGAGGGCCTGGGTGTAATACTGCTTGGCCTGTGCGGCCGATGCCGATTGGTGGATACGGAGCATGGTCGATGGGTCGAGCTGGGTGTGGAATCCCGACCCTAGCATTTCGCCGGAACGACCTCAATCTTTTCGTGCGGTCGCCCCCTTTGTTTTTCCTTCAGGCGTGTCCCCTAAGCGTTGCTTAGGCCGTAGGTCAGCCGACTCACTTTCGCCGGCGAAAGTCCGCGTCGTTGGCGACCCCTACGGTCCACTCTGTGGGATCATTCCCATTGACAGTCGGCGTCGTTATGACGGATAATATAATTTCTGTGAAGGGTAGGGCTACGGCCTTTTCCCGCGATAGAGGACAAGGGACGTGACGACACTCAAACAGGTAGAACAGCTTATTACGCACCTCAGCCCCGCGGAGAAGATTCAGCTTTTGCAGCGGGTGGCGGAAGAAATCGCCCGCGATGACATCGGGATCGACTCCGACCCCCGCATCTGCGGCGGCGAGGCCCGGGTGCGTGACACGCGCATTCCGGTCTGGGTACTCGTCGAGGCTGCGCGGCAGGGACAAAAGGACGCCGACATTCTTCGGGCTTACCCGACCTTGTCGGCCGAGGGCTTGGCCCATGCCCAGGTCTACGCGCGCTCGCACGCCGATGAAATCGATCGCGACATCCAGGCCAATGAAGCGGCGTGACCTAATGACCCGACTTTATGCGAACGAAAACTTTCCGTTCCCCGTGGTGGAAGCACTTCGCGCGCTGGGGCATGACGTGACCACCACCCAGGATGCCGGACGGGCCGGGCAGGCGATCCCCGACGATGAAGTGTTGCGGTACGCTGTTGGCGAGGACCGTGCCGTGCTAACGCTCAACCGCCGGCATTTTATCGCCCTGCACGATCCCGCGAATCCCACCCATGCCGGCATCGTGGTCTGTACGTTCGACGCCGATTTCGTCCGTCAGGCTGCACGCATTCACGAAGCGGTGACGCAGGCCGGCGACCTGGCCGGCAAGCTCATACGCATCAACCGCCCCGCCCACTAAGGTTCCCTTCTTGCTGCCGCGCGGCGTCCCATCGGCCAATTTGTTCCCGGCAGGTTCGTCCTTCTCCGCCTGACTTTCGCCAGCGAAAGTCAGGCGAGTTCACAATGCTTGCCATCGCCAGCGTTTTGCGCTAGGGTCGGCCCATGACCGCCCTGCCACCCACATATCCACCACAGGACTTTCGCCAGCGAAAGTCCGCCTTACCCATCCCATCATCATGGTTACTTTCGCCGGCGAAAGTCCGCCGTGAGTCATTTCACTTTGCCTGGAGCGGGTTCACTCAGCCCGGCCCGAAGTCCGATGCTGGTAGCGTAAGCCGCCGGGCCGTTCGCCCGGTGCCAAAGGAGGGGACTTTCGCCGGCGAAAGTTGCATTAGGAGGCATCAGCAGGAGGATTGGGCTTATGGCTGTTAGATACGCGGTGACGCTGCATAAAGGCGGCGTCGGGAAAACAACGACGAGTGTGAATCTGTCGGGCGTTCTCGCCGAGCGTGGCCATCGCGTGTTGATTATTGATTGCGATTCCCAGGGCGACCTCTCGTCCGTTTTTCTCGACGCTCACGAGCAACTGCCCCACACCGTTGCCGACATCTTCGCCGATACCGGGATGCTGACCGAAGACTTGATCCGGCCGACCGCTTTCCCCAACATTTTTGTCATCCCGGCTGATCGTCGCTTAGAGCAGTTTGAACAAACCCACAACTTCAAGCAGGAGGATTTAACCCGCTGCCTGACCGATGCGATTGCCGAGGTGGAACACCGCTTCGATTACGTGATCCTCGACACCGCTACTCGGCCGCACCTGACCGGCTACGCCGCGCTCGTCGCCTGTGACGTGGCGGTTATCCCTTTGGAAGCCGCTCGCTTTTCTTTCCGTTCGGTGCAGTCCATCCGCTCCTACGTCGAACTGGAGAATGACGCCCGCTCTCTCAACCCGGCAATGGCGATCCGCTACTTCCTGTCGAAGAGCAAGAAAAACAAAGTGCATGACGCCTGCCGTGAAGCCCTGACCGACATTCTCGGTCCCCAGGCCCTGCTCAGGACCGAGATACCCGACAGCTCGGCGATCAACACCGCCTTGCATCTGCGCAAGCCGCTGGTCGTTCACTCGAAGAAATCGAAGCCGTCGGAAGCCTACCGCACCTTGATTAACGAACTTCAGGAGGTGACCCGTGGACAAGCTAACCACGCCAACCCGGCAGCAGCGTGAAATTCGGGCCGAGCTGGGCCAGACCCTGGGTAACTTCCACCCCGGGCAGTTGCCCTATCCCGACGCCCGAGCCGCCGAGCCGCCGGCACGCCGGCGAAACCCGCGGGCGCTGATCGTCGCCGCCTCGCGGATTAAAACCGATCCCGGTCAGGTGCGGCAGAAAGAGCGTGACCCTTCGTCGGAACGCATCCAGGATTTGGCTAAGTCGATTACGGCGGTCGGCCTTCAGCAGCCGCCCGGGGTTCGCGAAACCGCCGATGGTATGTACGAGATCGTCTACGGCGAAGGCCGCTTCGTCGCCATGACCGAGGTTCTCGGCTGGACCGAGATCGAGGTGATGCGGGTCGATGTCGAGGCAGAAAATTTAATCTGGCACCAGCTACACGAAAATATCCATCGTACCAATCTCGATCCGCTCGATTTGGCCGCCGCTGTGCGGCAGGCCCAGGCCCAAGGGCACAGCTTGAGCCAGATCGCCGAGCGGATGAGCAAGTCGGAGACGTGGGTGCAAAAGGCGCTCACCGTATCCGAGCGGCTCAGCGAACCGGCATGGCAGACCCTCGCCGCCTCCGGCGAGCGGCAGGCGATGGATACCGTTTACGCTATCGCCCAGGTGCCGCCCGAAGCCCAAGAGGAAATCGCCCGGGAAGTGGTCGAGAAGAAACTGACCCGGCGTGAAACCGAGGCGTTGGTCGAGACGGCGAAGAAGAAACGGACGGTCGCAGAGACGCCCAAACGTTCCGGCCGCAAGAAAAAAGGCAAGCCGTATGAGACGACGTTGAGGACGGCCGCGGGAGCCAGCGTGACGGTGAAATTCCGCAAGGTGGAGGTGGAACCATCAGACGTGATAACGGCGCTGGAAGAGGCGCTGCAATCGTTGCGTCAGGGTATACGCTCGGCAGCCTGACCTGGTCCGTCCCATGAGCGGGGTCAGCCCCATTCCAGACGCGAAAAGAGAAATGTACGCCGGCTGACTTTAAAGAGGCCGCCCAGATCTGGGCGGCCTCTTCGCTTTGGGAATAGATGTCGGCGGGGATGGTGAACCGTCTATCGCGACGGCACGGCGTAGGTGCCCGGTCTGTCAGCCGCTACGCGATCTCCATTCGTATAGATTGCTTTAGGTATCAGGGTCGGCGGGGTGCCGTCTGCGGGGAAAAAAATCACGTACTTTGGCTTTACAGGAAGTTGGAAAACAAAGGGTGCTTTTGCCTCTGAACTTAAATAGAGATCGTAACCCCCGACCGTCT is a window encoding:
- a CDS encoding replication initiation protein, whose translation is MLLALIQLTRKNGFENRRVNFSLYEVVKLLGWDDGSKSYTRVIVSLLRWKAVLLTYHESWRDNSERRWLSRTFNMLDEVSIYTSPGRRSKADSNGQSQLPFSSFAWSEVVFKSFQDGYLKNLNFPVYKALGSRIAKRMYRFLDKCFGRLKGPSVSFDLRDFACGHIGLIGDYEPWKLKQVLAPAIRELEETGIIAPLSSDQRYEKTGRGKWSIVFQPPRPSRVVMGKTIPVTDSVTSLVAALEQHGVTGKTAAVLAAEFPTEQIELQLDVLEWWQSTNRKPVIKDPAAWLTKAVRDSYSPPKEYEPKVERLRKEQVAEEQRQKVEAAKRRRDEAERMAAAERATADGAKRAHVERFLASLSPAAREAFERQAIAEAPPLYRENIRRGNGPLAETSRQLVIEEAVLRASPMTS
- a CDS encoding helix-turn-helix domain-containing protein; protein product: MENKAVFDHYRRSPEPDVRLRAHILLLLADDLPWATIRRWKARFEKEGVDAVFGRPRGRKRSGIHIWAFLVVRWVRTLSPTHFGFARSRWTCEAAAIVLREDFGTSVGRETVRRWLREADLVWRRPRPSIRPKDPDREKKLRVLRALLNGLPADETAVFLDEVDVNRNPKIGCQWMTQGQQAAVETPGNNEKRYLAGSIHWRTGRVTRNHRCQTMQELLDLTFDWFETRTHFRVQSSVYKESSEK
- the mobF gene encoding MobF family relaxase, which translates into the protein MLRIHQSASAAQAKQYYTQALDRTDYYARDGEQPGIWFGQGAERLGLAGEVSKEAFFALLENRQPGTQQRLTARDKGDQRRPGWDLVFSPPKSVSVLQALTGDERIREAMLTSAKETLAEIEAEAIATRLRRGGQQGIEPVSNLVASLFTHDTTRALGDNTPDPHDHIHAYVHNAAWIEREHRWQAIDTHALHIDRPYYEAAFEARLAARLAHDLGYHIERRSNGWEIAGVPQTVIDKMSRRTAEIEAEAKRRGITSAADKGQLGAKTRRAKGDPIPSGELRDNWLAKLTPDERQAIATTFNHARGPGGPQLGTTPLQALAHAADHHFERESTVPVKTLLTSALKFGVGAVTPESLREQFPRQGLLTAKADGRLRATAADVLAEEQAMLRFTRDGRGACDPLGGYGEPTFRRDDLNSGQKRAVTALLSSFDRVQILRGLAGVGKSTALGELRNAIEAQGRSVFAVAPSTGARDILRADGFHAETIAMLLTSEAQQKQLASGVLIVDEAGMVGSRDMARLFALAERQGARVILSGDSAQHRSPARGTALRLLEERGGLKPAGLTEILRQTGKLRDAVAALAGGHGEEGFDRLDAMGAINETPDAAQRYQLLARDYVDTLQQSKEALAIAPTHAEGEAVGTAIRTELKSRGLLGSNEHCLLRLENTNLTTAQRQDAAQYRDGDVVQFVQNVKGGWRKGDRATVVSHGESGVQVRTVSGEVKALPLAAAEKFQLYRTQELTVAAGDRIRFTLGGTTRDHKRLSNGRVATIAGFTPGGDVRLDNGWVVPKEFGHVASGWTVTSHASQGRTVKGRVFLAQSAASLPASNLSQFYVSVSRAKGGPGAVAIYTDDKFALRRAVARSDQPITATELLNPRAATTPAWASMLERVRRLAYHAKVYARLGLDHVREQLTAAQSHVVPREVSYER
- a CDS encoding DUF433 domain-containing protein, with product MTTLKQVEQLITHLSPAEKIQLLQRVAEEIARDDIGIDSDPRICGGEARVRDTRIPVWVLVEAARQGQKDADILRAYPTLSAEGLAHAQVYARSHADEIDRDIQANEAA
- a CDS encoding DUF5615 family PIN-like protein: MTRLYANENFPFPVVEALRALGHDVTTTQDAGRAGQAIPDDEVLRYAVGEDRAVLTLNRRHFIALHDPANPTHAGIVVCTFDADFVRQAARIHEAVTQAGDLAGKLIRINRPAH
- a CDS encoding ParA family protein, with translation MAVRYAVTLHKGGVGKTTTSVNLSGVLAERGHRVLIIDCDSQGDLSSVFLDAHEQLPHTVADIFADTGMLTEDLIRPTAFPNIFVIPADRRLEQFEQTHNFKQEDLTRCLTDAIAEVEHRFDYVILDTATRPHLTGYAALVACDVAVIPLEAARFSFRSVQSIRSYVELENDARSLNPAMAIRYFLSKSKKNKVHDACREALTDILGPQALLRTEIPDSSAINTALHLRKPLVVHSKKSKPSEAYRTLINELQEVTRGQANHANPAAA
- a CDS encoding ParB/RepB/Spo0J family partition protein, translating into MDKLTTPTRQQREIRAELGQTLGNFHPGQLPYPDARAAEPPARRRNPRALIVAASRIKTDPGQVRQKERDPSSERIQDLAKSITAVGLQQPPGVRETADGMYEIVYGEGRFVAMTEVLGWTEIEVMRVDVEAENLIWHQLHENIHRTNLDPLDLAAAVRQAQAQGHSLSQIAERMSKSETWVQKALTVSERLSEPAWQTLAASGERQAMDTVYAIAQVPPEAQEEIAREVVEKKLTRRETEALVETAKKKRTVAETPKRSGRKKKGKPYETTLRTAAGASVTVKFRKVEVEPSDVITALEEALQSLRQGIRSAA